ACGTTAATTTACACTTGAAACTATAACAAATTGTTATTATTTGCTTTCGTGATGTAAAATTGCGCTATCGCTGATGTCCAGACGTGTAAGTAGGAAATACATTCCAATTAATACTGTCGTGTTGGGCGGGGGATTGAGGTTTATTGCATACCGGAAATGGATCTGAATCGATTTCCGGTATCTTAATTTATTTTCCTTACTTCACGGGTTAGCAACGCTGTGGAATTCGTGAACGTGAAGATGGAATTACTTGTAGGTAAATCGATAATCGACAATATACGTGCCGAGTTTATTGACTCGCGCAGTGATCCATAGCGCATCCATTCCTTGCCGCCTTTTTTTAAACAGCATTTCTCCATTGGTACATAGCTGTTTAAATTGCCCAGTATGGGCATCTTTAATCCATATGCCAGCTTCGCAACGACTACTCTTTCCTGTGGATGGCCCAGGAAAAACAATCTTATAGTCGGATGTGTAACTCATCACCTCATCAGGGAACAGATAAACGTACACGTCAAAAATATTCACGATGGAAAGGAATCCCAGTACGAAGCCGCCGAAAAACATGTCGAGCGTGTGTTTGAGTTTCTTCTTTACCGATCGAGAGCAGAGCGCCCGGCCAGCAAAGATAAGCCCCAGAACGAGCCCAAAGATAAGGTAGATAGTGAGTTCTGGAAATGTTTCGATCAGTATCGTGCGACGTGACAGCTGCGAAGCCCAAAGCATGTACCAGAAAATAGATAGAATGATGGATAAAACGAGGAGAGTAACGAGAAAATCCTTTGATAATAAATAGGTTATCCATTTTTTATAAAAACGGCGCATCTATCCATGACCTTGCATTAACAGCTTATTTTGTCGGTATTTTACATAATTTCACGACGTAAAGAATCAATACGGTTACGTGTTATGGCTTATTACTCTTTCGATATACCACTACCTGGCATACAGGTAGCAGCAAGCTGGAAAAGAAAGACTCATGATGAAAACGCCACGACAGCTTTACCTTTGGCATGACCAGCCTTGGGATAAGAAAACGCATTGAGCGTTTCGAAGGCGCTGAACCCGATCTCTTGTGTGGTAATCCCTTCTGTTATTTGTCAGAAAAGGTCAGAGACTAAGGCTTTTACGGATCCCCGAATCCAGCAGCGAAGACGGCATAAAGCCGGCCTGCGCCGGCGTGTCTTAAAGATGCCGTCTGCGACAATAGCCGCTTACTTCAGCGCAGCGAGATCTTCTGCCCGAAAACCGTGCAGCTCGTCTGTACGGCCTGAGCGAACTTTCTGCACCCACTGCGGATCGGAGAGCAGCACGCGACCTACCGCTATCAGATCAAATTCTCCACGCTCCATTCGTGCGTGCAGGTTATCCAGCTCGGCCGTTCCAGAGCCTTGGCCGCCAAAGGCACCGAAGAAATCACCGGACAGTCCCACCGATCCTACGCTGATGGTCGCCGCGCCCGTGAGTTTTTTTGCCCAGCCGGCAAAGTTAAGTCCTTCATTGCCATCAATATCTGGAAACTCTGGTTCCCAGAACCGACGTTGTGAGCAGTGCAGAATGTCTACGCCTGCTTCAACTAGCGGCGCAAGCCACTCCGTCATCTCCTGCGGGGTCTCCGCCAGACGCGCCGCGTAGTCCTGCTGCTTCCACTGGCTGACGCGCAGAATAAGCGGGAAGTCTGCTCCCACGGATGCACGTACTGCACGGACGATCTCAGCGGCAAAGCGGGAGCGTTCGGCAATGGTTTTTCCGCCCCAGCCATCAGTACGCAGGTTGGTTCCCTGCCAGAAGAACTGGTCAATGAGATAACCGTGTGCGCCGTGCAGTTCAACGACATCAAAACCCAGGCGTTTTGCATCTGCGGCCGCGCGGGCAAAGGCGGCAACCGTATCGGCAATGTCTTCTTCTGTCATGGCCACGCCACGCGCATCATCTGGACCGACAAGACCTGAAGGGCTTTCAACCGGCGCATCTGGTACCCATTCCCTGCTGCGCGTCGAACCGGTGTGCCAGATTTGTGGGCCGATACGCCCGCCGGCCGCGTGCACGGCTTCTGCCACCTGTTTCCAACCCGCGAGCGCCTGCTCACCATAGAAGAAGGGGATACCCGGCATATTGCGTGACGCAGGGCGGTTGATTACGGTTCCTTCGGTCAGGATAAGACCTGCCTCACCTTCCGCGCGGCGGCGGTAATAATCGGCGTTAGGCTGACCAGGAATACCTTCCGGTGCCATACCTCGGGTCATGGGGGCCATCACGATACGGTTCGGCAGCGTTAGGCCCTTGAGGGTGAAGGGGGAAAACAATACGTTATCGGACATCGTTACATTCCTTTTCAAAGGGTTTGGGAGAAAGACGTGGCTGCTACGACGTGACCTGCCACAGCCAGCGTTTATTCATCACTTTTCTGGTAGCGCGGGGCAGGGTGCTCCTGATTGAACTCCGGAAGCATTGCCTGGCGGGTCTTCTCGTGCAGGCTCCACAGTTCTTCACTGTGCAGAGGGGGAATGGTGACGGGTTCGCGGCGATCATACCCTGCCAGAGCCGCGTCCACCATTTCACCTGCGTCCATCACGCCAGTGAGCGTATTCACATCAACGCCTGAGCGCTCCCAGATTTCAGTGCGTGTGGCAGCCGGAAGCACGGCCTGCACGTACACGCCCTGTGAGCTGAGTTCCAGGTTCAGCCCCTGAGACAGGTAAAGTACGAAGGACTTGGTGGCACCATATACTGACATGCCGAATTCTGGAGCCAGTCCGACGACGGAGCTCAGGTTGATGATACTTCCTCGGCCTTCGGCTGCAAATCCTATTGCTGCCGCGTGCGCCAGTGTCAGCACCGCATTGAGATTAACGGCAGTCATGCGGCTGATGTCGGCTGCGCTCTGGGTTATGAAGGTGCCGGAAAGACTCATACCCGCATTGTTGACCAGCACGCCGATATTTGTATCTTCCCGCAGTCGCCGGGCTACGGTTTCTACCGCTTCCGGAGCCGTCAGGTCTGCTGGCAGGACCTCTGCCTGAATGCCGTACTGTGCCCGCAGTTTTTCAGCCAATGTATGTAGTCGTGCGGCATCGCGAGCGACCAGCACCAGATTGTGCCCCCGGCGGGCAAAGCGGTCTGCGTAGACTGCGCCAATGCCCGTTGATGCCCCGGTTATCAGTACCGACGTGTTCTCAGCCATCTCGTTTTTTCCTCAGTTGCAGAATGGAATTTACATGCAGGGTCTTTTTAAATGATGAGTGACATGTATAATAAATGTCAATCATAATTTAAT
The genomic region above belongs to Pectobacterium colocasium and contains:
- a CDS encoding SDR family NAD(P)-dependent oxidoreductase, encoding MAENTSVLITGASTGIGAVYADRFARRGHNLVLVARDAARLHTLAEKLRAQYGIQAEVLPADLTAPEAVETVARRLREDTNIGVLVNNAGMSLSGTFITQSAADISRMTAVNLNAVLTLAHAAAIGFAAEGRGSIINLSSVVGLAPEFGMSVYGATKSFVLYLSQGLNLELSSQGVYVQAVLPAATRTEIWERSGVDVNTLTGVMDAGEMVDAALAGYDRREPVTIPPLHSEELWSLHEKTRQAMLPEFNQEHPAPRYQKSDE
- a CDS encoding NADH:flavin oxidoreductase; this encodes MSDNVLFSPFTLKGLTLPNRIVMAPMTRGMAPEGIPGQPNADYYRRRAEGEAGLILTEGTVINRPASRNMPGIPFFYGEQALAGWKQVAEAVHAAGGRIGPQIWHTGSTRSREWVPDAPVESPSGLVGPDDARGVAMTEEDIADTVAAFARAAADAKRLGFDVVELHGAHGYLIDQFFWQGTNLRTDGWGGKTIAERSRFAAEIVRAVRASVGADFPLILRVSQWKQQDYAARLAETPQEMTEWLAPLVEAGVDILHCSQRRFWEPEFPDIDGNEGLNFAGWAKKLTGAATISVGSVGLSGDFFGAFGGQGSGTAELDNLHARMERGEFDLIAVGRVLLSDPQWVQKVRSGRTDELHGFRAEDLAALK